The sequence TaacaataaatcaaataatataaaatctGATCCATCCATATCACAGATGATATCAACCACATTATGGAATGACATAATAAATCATGGAAAATCCTTGGATGCTACAACACAAATGACTGGTAATAATACTATAAATAACCAACCTGTGGACAATACTTATACTACTATACCTACTGCGACTGTTACTAACCCTTCTACTCCTACACAACCACCTTCACCACTacaagcaacaacaacaactgctactactaatactatggCTAATGACCAcagtattagtaataataatcttttattATGGTTACAAAATTGTAGTCTACCAGATGTCGTGAATAGAATCGATACAACACCTATTGATATAACATTGAATAGAATTATCAATCCAGCGTTTACATCAGTGAATAATCTTGTAAATGTACCAAGCACCAGTTCATCATTtcctaataaaaataataatcttacTGTGAATGAATCAATATCAGAACATAATAGCATAAATCATATCAAAAGTATCAATGAAATTAACAATAAAtgttttatcaataataacgaTAGTCATAATAACCAATTGGCaaattttatgaatttattaaattttcacAGTCGTCTATCCACTGAATATTCAACATCAAACTGGTCCAATGAAATGCAACTATACACAGTGAATAGTTCAAATTATCCTGGAACTATAACAACGCCAGTGATAGTTCCTTCTTCTAATCACTTATACATTCCACCAAAAGACTGTGAAGGTCGTATATGTAATCGTCAGCAAAATATTAAGAACAATATCGATAGAGAAATTCAAAATACTACGTCCGCTAATAGTAGCAATGATAATATCGACAaatatgttgatgatgatatgaGTGATATTGAAAGTAGTCCAAAGGCAGATGACCTTATGTCACCCAATTTACGAATGAACAATTTTTGGTCAAATACAGATGACTTAGGTACTGATCATCAAGGTAAGTACTAATTTTACTTGTCCATTTACTTACTCGTATACATACGCGATTCATGACTATAATTCTAATAAAACACATATGTGTCATGCAGTTGCAACATACTAAGTAGTACATAATTACTATAAGAAAGtagtttaaatacataaatttcGAGTCAGGTTTATAATGTGATCGACTTTAGATCGGCAAATAAAAAGTAACTACAACACTAGATGTCACTGAGACTCATAGAACTCAGAATATCTCGAAGTATTTCCAGTTGTGAATGAGTCTATTTACCACAGATTATTGTAGATGTTATTTATATTAGAATTGGTGGTTTCTAGATAATAGATACTATATACTTTCACATATGACCTTATTCAATAATAAGATTCCATTGATAATTAAACTAATTGTCGTTTAGTTTAGTGGTTAAACGATTATTGTTTGTTCATACTAAATACCGAATCAAGTGTTTTTAATTTAGTCTAAATCAACTAAGAATATACTTATAGGGatcaattaatgaataattacatAAGTGACATGGATTAGTAAATCTGTAATTTTCTATGTAAAATTCATGATAAAGCGACTTTTAGACTTCTAAGAATTAGTGGATATCTATCattgtgaataaaataattaggCAATTATAATCGGAAAAAGGTTTTTGTGGgtattatggtaatttaatagttgagctcatgagtcgattgaagctcgacaaccatgaaaaacctagagtTCAACcgcgtctgttgtgagatataagtacactgaagacaatggtggaagatagttcaatttcgtggatcggttgaagtcagacatcaacaccattggatgccggtcatctcagtggtctagtagtgaAGCGTTGACACGCGCGGccgataggtcatgggttcgagtcccgcaagTGGAATCATGGATGCCtgctgctgaggagccccatactaagacgaaacggccgttcagtgccttcaggttttccatggttgtttaactttaattgactcatgaattgaactattaaattgattaattattctAATAATCAAGGATAAATAAAGTGTATACAAACTGAACggaataacatttttttaataaattttgttttcatattgtagtgaatgaaaTGAATAGCACTGGAACAGACGACGAAATAGATTGTAAAAAAGATTTTAACTCAAAATCATTGTCTATTCAATTATTaaggagaaaaaagaaaacacgtACTGTATTTTCAAGAAATCAAGTTTATCGATTAGAATCAACATTTGCTTTGAAACGTTATTTATCTAGTTCTGAACGTGTTGGTTTAGCGAGAACACTACAATTAACAGAAACTCAAGTTAAAATTTGGTTTCAAAATCGTCGTAATAAATGGAAACGTCAAGTTACTGTCGATTACAAACCgacaaatgataataattcaaatgataTGATTTCCCCAAGGTCAACTGGGATTATCTTACCATCATCGATAATTGGAACGACAAAATTACAGACATCTGTAACAGATTTTGATCCATCATCTAATCATAtttctggaagcattggatcaTCGTTTTCtttgaataattttatgaatACATCATCAGCGATTGAATCATGGGTAGCTAACAATTATATTCAGTCAAATGTTATAAATCCTAATTATCttcaaaatattaataataataaacacttgttACCACCATGCAGTGATAATTACCTTTCAAAGAATCACATAAAACTGGACTCATATCCTTTGAATAATATTAACCCACATACTACATCTTCAAGTGATAATATGCACCCTACAGATCTTAGCATTTCTTCGTGGTGTCATGGTAACGCTAACGTAGATATTGATGCATCTAGTCATTCACAGAAGTCATCCGGTTCTTCGTTATCATCTTCATTATTTGCACCAGCAACTGTAACTCAAGTATCTAAAGATACCATTCCCATTTCTCCTTTTCCTAATCCTCCCTCTTCTTCTTTATCTTCATCTGATAATTTTCTGTCAACAGGAGTTAGTATCAATTCATACTCGAATCCAACATTTACTGAAACAAAATTCGATAATCGATTGTCTAGCTTAGAAACAATTCTGTTTAATCAAACTTTGAATAAGAATTTGGGTAATATCGATTCGTCAGATTTATCAAATCTACTTGAAGTACATCGACGAATTTTAAAAGATGATCCAGATCAAAGCAAAATTATTGCAGCGTTAAATGCAGTTGCTACAAATCTTTTAACACGTATTATTTGAAGTACATAAACAATCATGAATCACACAACAATTCACTGTTCACCTTATTAAAAGAAAGACAGTTATAAACATTTCATATGTGATTGAAATACCAT comes from Schistosoma haematobium chromosome 3, whole genome shotgun sequence and encodes:
- the HMX3 gene encoding Homeobox protein hmx3 (EggNog:ENOG410V9X1~COG:K); amino-acid sequence: MESVTSNSLNLQSSDFSITSILDSQICLLNTTTNNDNNNNGSNMTIELNNDNIQLDTIEKIDNNLTNTALSETSYSNQRVKNLSTPSDTIQEVNYNIDCNNNTSINNNSNQIRISTTSSLQSSNLSSPTIKLIDRSNMDKSLYLTTIEMLHRMLTDTTNPTILLDLIRKMYSEKNEKCLPSFNLFELLAFMLNNKSNNIKSDPSISQMISTTLWNDIINHGKSLDATTQMTGNNTINNQPVDNTYTTIPTATVTNPSTPTQPPSPLQATTTTATTNTMANDHSISNNNLLLWLQNCSLPDVVNRIDTTPIDITLNRIINPAFTSVNNLVNVPSTSSSFPNKNNNLTVNESISEHNSINHIKSINEINNKCFINNNDSHNNQLANFMNLLNFHSRLSTEYSTSNWSNEMQLYTVNSSNYPGTITTPVIVPSSNHLYIPPKDCEGRICNRQQNIKNNIDREIQNTTSANSSNDNIDKYVDDDMSDIESSPKADDLMSPNLRMNNFWSNTDDLGTDHQVNEMNSTGTDDEIDCKKDFNSKSLSIQLLRRKKKTRTVFSRNQVYRLESTFALKRYLSSSERVGLARTLQLTETQVKIWFQNRRNKWKRQVTVDYKPTNDNNSNDMISPRSTGIILPSSIIGTTKLQTSVTDFDPSSNHISGSIGSSFSLNNFMNTSSAIESWVANNYIQSNVINPNYLQNINNNKHLLPPCSDNYLSKNHIKLDSYPLNNINPHTTSSSDNMHPTDLSISSWCHGNANVDIDASSHSQKSSGSSLSSSLFAPATVTQVSKDTIPISPFPNPPSSSLSSSDNFLSTGVSINSYSNPTFTETKFDNRLSSLETILFNQTLNKNLGNIDSSDLSNLLEVHRRILKDDPDQSKIIAALNAVATNLLTRII